In Pyxidicoccus xibeiensis, the genomic stretch AGGCCCGCTCCACCCCATGTCGCTTTACACTCAGGGCAGCTGACCCCGGGCAGGAGCCATTTGCGCCTGGCGGAGTAGCCGCCTTTCTGGTGCCTGTAGTCGCCGAGGAGAAGCTGGAAGAATCGCGGCATGCCGTCAGTACCCGGGGGGAGGGCCCACCAACGCTTGATTCCAGGGCCCGCCCTCAGGTCCTTTGTGAATCCGATACGGACGCGCCCGACAGCCCCTGGGGTCAACAAGGTGAAGGGAAAGCCCAAGCCCGTCAGGGTTGCGTCCACTCATGAAGAATGAACCGGCCGGTGTCCGAGCGCGGTAGCACGACGGCTCCGGGTTTGGAGCCTTCTAACGGCTCCAAGCCGCCGTTCCTGCCAAGAACGATGCAGACGGGAATCTCAGGCGGCAACGGGTCGCCTGCCGCGTCAAGGGCCCCGGCTGTAGGAAACATCTTGGTGAAGCGGCCCACAACGGTCTTACCCTCCGTCCAGATATAGCCCTCGACTCGCCACCCCCTCTTAACCCAGCCTCCTCTGTGAGTGTTGACTGCGCCGATGTACTTCCCAGTGCGGTACACACCCCGGTCACTGCTGCCGCCGGGCTGGGTCACCACGTCGAGCGTGAGGCTGAACTGCCGGTCATGACTTATCCGCAGTTTCTCCATGATCCTGACAGCTTCCATCGGGCATTCCTCGCGGTCCGTCCGCACCTGTGGCGCCGGACAACCCACCGCCAGCTGAGCGGCGAGCGTGTACCCCGCGCACTTCGCCAGAAACTCCGGGGTGAAGGTGGGGCGGAGGGCGGGCCGGGGCTGCTTCGGGGCAGGCGGACGCGAGGGAGGCTTGGGGGCACGCACGGTGGGGGAGTCCTTCTGAGCTGGGGCCACGGGGGCAGATGACGGTACTTCAGCAGGGGCCGGCGCGGCGGGGGAAGGAGGCGACGCGTCGGGCGCTCGCGCATGCGGGACGCTCACGGGGACCGGGAGGCGAGGCGCGTCGGGGGGTGGGGACGGCTCGCGTAGCAGCACAAGGGCCGCAGCGGTCGCCACCACCACCGCGCCCGCGGCGGCCAACTTGCGCCACGGGCCCCTATCCCGAGAGGCCGTGCCCTCCGGCGGCGCGCTTGCGGTGGGCGAGAACACCGGCGCCCCCCATTCCGCACCGCCTGCGTCGGCCAGCGCTTCCAAGCCGCCGCGAAGGGCTTCCAATGTGGGCAA encodes the following:
- a CDS encoding serine/threonine protein kinase, which codes for MTTAQPLGFLRPGALIDSFRIVKALGEGASGMVLLVKRRGRQFALKLARCREVSDDAAKTNQRMTRELGCLIHLEHPNIIRARAWGHFPDLIGDYSYLVLDYVDGWTLAEWLEKARPTFKQVARVFLKLADALEHVHRQGVFHRDISLSNVLIRKDDGEPFVVDFGAGDFANARELTEGPLPPGTNRFRAPEAVTFWSDHRLDFSARYPFHAKDDQYALAVCLYDALTDAETAKDPEQRAARRITVNSPAMGSPPVPRAVNPRVPEALSALVAEAVEHDTQKRLPTLEALRGGLEALADAGGAEWGAPVFSPTASAPPEGTASRDRGPWRKLAAAGAVVVATAAALVLLREPSPPPDAPRLPVPVSVPHARAPDASPPSPAAPAPAEVPSSAPVAPAQKDSPTVRAPKPPSRPPAPKQPRPALRPTFTPEFLAKCAGYTLAAQLAVGCPAPQVRTDREECPMEAVRIMEKLRISHDRQFSLTLDVVTQPGGSSDRGVYRTGKYIGAVNTHRGGWVKRGWRVEGYIWTEGKTVVGRFTKMFPTAGALDAAGDPLPPEIPVCIVLGRNGGLEPLEGSKPGAVVLPRSDTGRFILHEWTQP